From a region of the Pseudomonadaceae bacterium SI-3 genome:
- the hflK gene encoding FtsH protease activity modulator HflK: MAWNEPGGNSNNQDPWGSGGGGGRRGGGGGDQKGPPDLDEAFRKLQDSLNGMFGGKKRSGGSSGGGAGRRGGFALVWIGLVVLLAVWLFNAIYIVDEQEQAVVLRFGKYHETVGPGLNIYFPPFDKKFQANVTRERSYSKQGQMLTEDENIIEVPLTVQYKVSDLQAFVLNVEDPEASLQHATDSAVRHVVGSTAMDQVLTEGREAMAAEVKERLQRFLDNYGTGIIVTQVNLQSAAAPREVQEAFDDVIRAREDEQREKNQAESYANGVIPEARGQAQRMLEEASGYRDAVISRAQGEADRFSKLVAEYRKAPDVTRERLYLETMQELMSNTSKVLVTGEQGQNNLLYLPLDKMINGRGAASGQSPAASASGASTQTTRLPPELDPREVRTREVR, encoded by the coding sequence ATGGCTTGGAATGAGCCGGGTGGCAACTCGAACAACCAGGATCCCTGGGGTAGCGGTGGCGGCGGTGGTCGTCGCGGCGGTGGCGGTGGCGATCAGAAAGGTCCACCGGATCTGGATGAGGCTTTCCGTAAATTGCAGGACAGCCTCAATGGCATGTTCGGCGGCAAGAAGCGCAGTGGCGGATCATCCGGTGGCGGTGCTGGTCGCCGTGGCGGGTTCGCGCTGGTCTGGATTGGTCTGGTGGTGTTGCTGGCCGTCTGGCTGTTCAATGCTATCTATATCGTGGACGAGCAAGAGCAGGCCGTGGTTTTGCGCTTCGGCAAGTATCACGAGACCGTGGGTCCGGGTCTGAATATCTATTTCCCGCCGTTTGATAAGAAGTTCCAGGCAAACGTCACACGGGAACGCTCCTACAGCAAGCAAGGGCAGATGCTTACCGAGGATGAGAACATCATTGAAGTGCCTCTGACCGTGCAATACAAAGTCAGTGACCTTCAAGCATTTGTCCTGAATGTCGAAGATCCGGAAGCGTCCTTGCAGCATGCGACTGACAGTGCTGTACGTCACGTAGTCGGCTCGACGGCGATGGATCAGGTCCTGACCGAAGGGCGTGAGGCGATGGCGGCTGAGGTCAAGGAGCGCCTGCAGCGGTTTCTTGACAACTACGGTACGGGCATCATCGTGACTCAGGTGAACCTGCAAAGCGCAGCGGCGCCGCGTGAGGTGCAGGAAGCGTTTGATGACGTTATCCGTGCCCGAGAAGATGAGCAGCGCGAGAAGAATCAGGCCGAGTCTTACGCCAACGGTGTGATCCCTGAGGCGCGCGGTCAGGCGCAGCGCATGCTGGAGGAAGCTAGTGGTTATCGTGACGCGGTGATCTCACGCGCCCAGGGTGAGGCGGATCGCTTCTCCAAGCTGGTGGCCGAGTATCGAAAGGCGCCAGATGTGACGCGTGAGCGCCTGTATCTGGAAACCATGCAAGAGCTCATGAGCAATACCAGCAAGGTGCTCGTTACCGGCGAGCAGGGTCAAAACAACCTGCTCTATCTGCCGCTGGACAAGATGATCAATGGTCGCGGCGCTGCTTCTGGCCAGTCCCCTGCGGCGTCTGCGTCAGGCGCTTCGACGCAGACAACGAGGCTGCCTCCGGAGCTGGATCCGCGTGAAGTGCGTACAAGGGAGGTCCGCTAA
- a CDS encoding GTPase HflX — protein sequence MFFERPGGGERAILVHLDAQDPAAREDPQEFRELARSAGAETVGFVNVARHQPSAKFLIGSGKVEELHDLVKDGEVELVIFNHTLTPSQERNLERALECRVLDRTGLILDIFAQRARTHEGKLQVELAQLDHMSTRLVRGWTHLERQKGGIGLRGPGETQLETDRRLLRVRIRQIKQRLEKVRSQREQARRGRRRADIPLISLVGYTNAGKSTLFNALTESEVYAANQLFATLDPTLRRLDLDDLGPVVIADTVGFIRHLPHKLVESFRATLEESSNADLLLHVIDAHEPERDQQIEQVLAVLTEIGAHELPILEVYNKVDLLEGIEPQIQRNADGVPQRVWVSAQQGLGLDLLKQASAELLGNDLFVGTLRLPQQLGRMRAQLFDLGAVQSEVHDDDGVSLLDVRLQRVELHRLISRAGLEAEQFFEQHTLQ from the coding sequence TTGTTCTTCGAACGTCCCGGTGGTGGTGAGCGGGCTATCCTGGTTCATCTGGATGCTCAGGATCCAGCGGCGCGTGAAGACCCCCAAGAGTTTCGTGAGCTGGCGCGGTCAGCTGGCGCCGAAACAGTTGGCTTCGTCAATGTTGCCAGGCATCAACCTTCCGCCAAGTTTCTGATCGGCAGCGGCAAAGTCGAAGAGCTGCATGACCTTGTCAAGGACGGCGAGGTCGAGCTGGTCATTTTCAATCACACCCTGACGCCCAGCCAAGAGCGCAACCTCGAGCGAGCGCTCGAATGTCGTGTGCTTGATCGGACCGGACTGATTCTGGATATCTTTGCTCAGCGCGCGCGTACGCACGAAGGCAAGCTGCAGGTTGAGCTCGCTCAGCTGGATCACATGAGCACGCGGCTGGTGCGGGGCTGGACTCACCTTGAGCGGCAGAAGGGTGGTATAGGCTTGCGCGGCCCGGGCGAGACACAGCTTGAAACTGACAGGCGCTTGCTGCGTGTGCGTATTCGCCAGATCAAGCAGCGGCTGGAAAAGGTTCGTAGTCAGCGTGAGCAGGCTCGCCGGGGCCGCCGACGTGCTGATATTCCGCTTATATCCCTGGTGGGCTATACCAACGCTGGTAAGTCCACCCTTTTCAATGCTTTGACCGAATCCGAGGTTTACGCCGCTAACCAGCTTTTCGCTACGCTGGATCCAACCCTGCGTCGTCTGGATCTGGATGACCTTGGACCTGTGGTGATTGCTGATACGGTGGGCTTCATCCGTCATTTGCCGCACAAGCTGGTCGAATCGTTCCGGGCCACGCTCGAAGAGTCGAGCAATGCTGATCTGCTGCTGCATGTCATCGATGCTCACGAGCCTGAGCGCGATCAGCAGATCGAACAGGTGCTGGCGGTGTTGACCGAGATTGGCGCGCATGAGCTGCCGATATTGGAGGTCTACAACAAGGTGGATCTGCTTGAAGGCATCGAGCCCCAGATTCAGCGCAATGCTGATGGCGTACCGCAGCGGGTCTGGGTTTCGGCACAGCAAGGGTTGGGCTTGGATCTGTTGAAGCAGGCCAGTGCCGAACTGCTCGGAAACGATCTCTTCGTTGGGACGCTTCGGTTGCCGCAGCAGCTTGGGCGCATGCGTGCGCAGTTGTTCGATCTAGGGGCGGTGCAGTCCGAGGTCCATGATGACGACGGTGTCAGTCTGCTTGATGTCCGTTTGCAGCGTGTCGAACTGCATCGTCTTATCAGTCGCGCGGGCCTTGAGGCGGAGCAGTTTTTCGAGCAACACACTTTGCAATAA
- a CDS encoding RNA-binding protein Hfq, which produces MSKGHSLQDPYLNTLRKERVPVSIYLVNGIKLQGQIESFDQFVILLKNTVSQMVYKHAISTVVPGRPVRLPAAGDAEQSESGNE; this is translated from the coding sequence ATGTCAAAAGGGCATTCGCTACAAGACCCTTACCTGAACACCCTGCGTAAGGAGCGCGTTCCGGTTTCGATCTACTTGGTCAACGGTATCAAGCTTCAGGGCCAGATCGAGTCATTCGATCAATTCGTCATTCTGTTGAAGAACACGGTTAGTCAGATGGTGTACAAGCATGCCATTTCGACTGTCGTTCCTGGCCGTCCGGTGCGCCTGCCTGCTGCTGGCGACGCTGAACAGTCTGAGTCGGGTAACGAATAA
- a CDS encoding tRNA (adenosine(37)-N6)-dimethylallyltransferase MiaA, whose protein sequence is MSRLPPAIFLMGPTAAGKTDLAIELARTLPCDLISVDSALVYRDMDIGTAKPSPELLDAFPHRLIDIRDPVQSYSAAEFVADALVAMAQSTEAGRVPLLVGGTMLYFKALLEGLADMPAADAEVRAALEAQVQAEGAAALHRELSEVDPVSAARIHPNDPQRLIRALEVYRVSGISMTEHRSRQTAQKAGAGTPDGCVLPYTVAQLSIAPAQRQVLHQRIERRFVQMVEQGFVAEVESLRRRPDLHAELPSMRAVGYRQVWRYLDGEYSAQEMVERGVIATRQLAKRQLTWLRGWEGAHWLESSACDNLPRALKYLDRLAILS, encoded by the coding sequence ATGTCCCGACTACCTCCTGCGATCTTTCTCATGGGTCCGACCGCTGCCGGCAAGACGGACCTGGCAATCGAGCTTGCTCGGACCTTGCCATGTGACCTGATCAGTGTCGATTCCGCCTTGGTTTATCGTGACATGGACATCGGCACTGCCAAGCCTTCACCCGAACTGTTGGATGCCTTCCCGCATCGTTTAATCGATATCAGAGACCCTGTGCAGAGTTACTCGGCTGCTGAGTTTGTGGCTGACGCCCTGGTGGCCATGGCGCAGAGCACCGAAGCAGGACGCGTTCCGCTACTCGTGGGCGGCACCATGCTTTACTTCAAGGCATTGCTCGAAGGGCTTGCGGATATGCCCGCCGCTGATGCTGAGGTGCGTGCGGCGCTCGAAGCACAAGTGCAGGCGGAAGGCGCGGCGGCGCTGCATCGCGAGCTCAGCGAAGTCGATCCTGTATCAGCCGCTCGGATCCACCCGAACGATCCGCAGCGTCTGATCAGGGCGCTTGAGGTCTATCGGGTCAGTGGTATCAGCATGACCGAGCATCGCTCCCGGCAAACCGCTCAAAAAGCCGGAGCCGGTACGCCAGACGGCTGCGTCTTGCCTTATACTGTTGCGCAGTTGTCCATAGCGCCTGCGCAGCGGCAGGTCTTGCACCAGCGTATCGAGCGGCGTTTCGTTCAGATGGTTGAACAGGGCTTTGTCGCAGAGGTCGAATCTCTTCGCAGGCGCCCAGATCTGCATGCCGAGCTGCCGTCCATGCGGGCTGTTGGCTATCGTCAGGTCTGGCGATATTTGGACGGTGAGTACTCTGCGCAGGAAATGGTTGAGCGTGGTGTGATCGCTACCCGGCAACTGGCCAAGCGTCAGCTCACTTGGTTGAGGGGATGGGAGGGGGCTCACTGGCTGGAAAGTTCGGCCTGTGACAATCTGCCGCGAGCATTGAAATACTTGGATAGGCTCGCCATATTGAGCTGA
- a CDS encoding DNA mismatch repair endonuclease MutL codes for MIEAARIQLLSPRLANQIAAGEVVERPASVIKELLENSLDSGATRIEVDVEQGGIKLLRVRDDGCGIPADDLPLALARHATSKIRDLEDLERVMSLGFRGEALASISSVSRLTLTSRTADAAEAWQVETEGRDMEARVQPAAHPVGTSVEVRDLFFNTPARRKFLRTEKTEFDHLQEVIKRLALARFDVAFHLRHNGKVVLALHPASDPASRGRRVASVCGPAFLEQALPVEIERTGLHLWGWVGLPTFSRSQADLQYFYVNGRMVRDKLVAHAVRQAYRDVLFNGRHPTFVLFLDVDPAVVDVNVHPTKHEVRFRDNRMVHDFLYGTLHRALGDVRPEDQLAAPASVAPVTTVSGRDAGEFAGQNEMSLAASALDQPAAAQPAWRGAGAGYQAPRPMPTGSVSEAQGAYREFFSPLADVTAAALPESQDDVPPLGYALAQLKGIYILAENAQGLVLVDMHAAHERIMYERLKTAMASEGLRGQPLLVPESIAVSQREADCAEEHAQWFQRLGFELQRLGPESLAIRQIPSLLKQAEATRLVQDVLADLLEYGTSDRIQAHLNELLGTMACHGAVRANRRLTVPEMNGLLRDMEQTERSGQCNHGRPTWTQLGMADLDKLFLRGR; via the coding sequence ATGATCGAGGCAGCGCGCATCCAGCTGCTGAGTCCGCGGCTGGCGAACCAAATTGCTGCGGGTGAAGTGGTCGAGCGGCCGGCTTCGGTGATCAAGGAGCTGCTGGAAAACAGCCTCGACTCCGGTGCCACCCGTATTGAAGTGGACGTTGAACAAGGCGGGATAAAGCTGCTGCGGGTGCGCGATGATGGTTGTGGAATTCCAGCCGATGACTTGCCGCTGGCCCTGGCTCGGCATGCGACCAGCAAGATCCGTGACCTGGAAGACCTTGAGCGTGTCATGAGCCTGGGTTTTCGGGGGGAGGCGCTGGCGTCGATCAGTTCGGTCTCCCGATTAACGCTGACGTCGCGTACGGCTGATGCTGCCGAGGCCTGGCAGGTCGAGACTGAAGGTCGGGACATGGAGGCGCGCGTTCAGCCAGCTGCCCATCCGGTCGGAACCTCGGTCGAGGTGCGCGACCTGTTTTTCAACACGCCTGCACGTCGTAAGTTCTTGCGCACTGAAAAGACTGAGTTCGACCACTTGCAGGAAGTGATCAAGCGGCTGGCACTGGCGCGGTTCGATGTCGCCTTCCATCTTCGCCACAACGGGAAGGTGGTGCTTGCGCTGCATCCGGCCAGTGATCCTGCGTCTCGGGGGCGCCGCGTCGCGTCGGTGTGCGGCCCCGCCTTTCTGGAACAGGCGTTGCCGGTCGAGATTGAGCGCACCGGTCTGCATCTTTGGGGCTGGGTCGGTTTGCCGACGTTTTCCCGTAGCCAGGCGGATCTGCAATATTTCTATGTGAATGGACGCATGGTGCGCGACAAGCTGGTCGCCCATGCAGTGCGGCAGGCTTACCGCGACGTATTGTTCAATGGTCGACACCCGACCTTCGTGTTGTTCCTCGATGTGGACCCAGCAGTGGTGGACGTCAACGTCCATCCGACCAAGCATGAGGTTCGCTTTCGCGACAATCGCATGGTGCATGATTTCCTCTACGGCACCTTGCACCGCGCGCTCGGTGATGTCCGTCCCGAGGATCAGCTGGCCGCGCCAGCCAGCGTGGCGCCGGTAACCACGGTTTCTGGTCGTGATGCCGGAGAATTCGCCGGACAGAACGAAATGAGCCTCGCTGCCAGCGCGCTGGATCAGCCAGCGGCAGCACAGCCTGCCTGGCGCGGTGCCGGCGCTGGCTATCAGGCTCCTCGGCCGATGCCGACTGGCAGCGTTTCAGAAGCGCAGGGTGCCTACCGTGAGTTCTTCTCGCCATTGGCAGACGTGACTGCTGCGGCCCTGCCGGAAAGCCAGGATGACGTGCCGCCGCTTGGCTACGCACTGGCTCAACTCAAGGGTATCTACATTCTCGCCGAAAATGCCCAAGGTCTAGTTCTGGTGGACATGCACGCCGCCCACGAGCGGATCATGTACGAGCGGCTGAAAACGGCAATGGCCAGCGAAGGTCTGCGTGGTCAACCGTTACTGGTGCCCGAATCGATCGCCGTCAGTCAGCGTGAAGCAGATTGTGCCGAAGAACATGCACAGTGGTTCCAGAGGCTTGGTTTTGAGTTGCAACGGCTGGGTCCTGAGAGTCTGGCGATCCGCCAGATTCCCTCCCTGCTCAAGCAGGCCGAAGCGACCCGGTTGGTACAGGACGTGCTGGCCGACCTGCTTGAATACGGCACTAGCGACCGAATCCAGGCGCACCTCAACGAGCTGCTTGGCACCATGGCATGCCACGGTGCGGTGCGTGCAAACCGACGCCTTACCGTGCCGGAGATGAACGGCCTATTGCGTGACATGGAGCAGACCGAGCGCAGTGGCCAGTGCAATCACGGCCGCCCGACCTGGACCCAGCTGGGCATGGCCGACCTGGATAAGCTCTTCCTCCGAGGGCGATAG
- a CDS encoding N-acetylmuramoyl-L-alanine amidase, whose product MRMRALVSGLALMFAATQVLAASDVQSVRLWRAPDNTRLVFDLSGPVQHKVFTLTAPDRIVIDVDGANLAKPFDQLPLQNTPISGLRAAKYDADTLRVVIDLSAEVSPKSFTLTPNQQYGHRLVVDLFDNAADAAAASTANVPATSTPSTPTAPVSPTLSAIKLPPLPSSKRDIVVAIDAGHGGEDPGAIGPGKVYEKTVVLALAKELQRQINADKGFRAELVRTGDYFIPLRKRTEIARKKGADLFVSIHADAAPRSSAYGASVFALSDRGATSETARWLADSENRSDLIGGAGNVSLGDKDQMLAGVLLDLSMTASLSSSLNVGQKVLSNMGRITPLHKRRVEQAGFMVLKSPDIPSILVETGFISNPSEARKLQTAAHQQALARSIHSGVRQFFHENPPPGTYVAWMRDSGKIASVAREHVVRSGESLALLAERYQISLPALRSANSLKSDVIKVGQALNIPATTLASQP is encoded by the coding sequence ATGCGCATGCGCGCGCTGGTGAGTGGTTTGGCATTGATGTTCGCGGCCACGCAGGTTCTGGCAGCTTCCGACGTCCAGAGCGTGCGTCTATGGCGAGCGCCTGACAACACGCGGTTGGTCTTTGACCTGTCCGGTCCGGTCCAGCACAAGGTGTTCACTCTGACGGCGCCGGATCGCATCGTCATCGATGTCGATGGCGCCAATCTGGCCAAGCCATTCGATCAGCTGCCGCTGCAGAACACGCCCATTTCTGGATTGCGCGCAGCGAAATACGACGCCGACACCTTGCGGGTGGTCATCGACCTGAGCGCCGAGGTTTCGCCAAAGAGCTTTACGCTCACGCCGAACCAGCAATACGGCCATCGGTTGGTCGTCGACCTGTTCGACAATGCTGCCGATGCGGCAGCGGCATCCACTGCCAACGTGCCGGCGACCTCCACGCCGAGTACCCCGACTGCACCCGTTTCGCCGACCCTGTCGGCGATCAAGTTGCCTCCACTGCCAAGCAGCAAGCGCGATATCGTCGTGGCGATCGACGCTGGGCATGGCGGAGAAGATCCGGGCGCTATCGGTCCGGGCAAGGTGTATGAGAAAACCGTTGTGTTGGCTCTGGCCAAAGAGCTGCAGCGCCAGATCAACGCCGACAAGGGCTTTCGCGCCGAGTTGGTGCGCACCGGTGATTACTTTATCCCCTTGCGTAAACGCACCGAGATTGCCCGCAAGAAGGGCGCTGACCTGTTCGTCTCCATTCATGCCGATGCGGCGCCGCGGTCGTCAGCCTATGGTGCTTCGGTGTTTGCATTGTCGGATCGCGGCGCGACATCGGAGACTGCGCGGTGGCTGGCCGACAGCGAAAACCGGTCTGACCTGATTGGCGGCGCCGGCAATGTGAGCCTCGGCGACAAGGACCAGATGCTAGCCGGCGTGTTGCTGGACCTGTCGATGACTGCCTCGTTGTCTTCCAGTCTCAACGTCGGACAAAAGGTGCTGAGCAACATGGGCCGAATCACGCCTCTGCACAAACGCCGCGTTGAGCAGGCCGGGTTCATGGTGCTGAAATCACCCGACATCCCTTCGATCCTGGTGGAGACCGGATTCATTTCCAATCCATCCGAGGCGCGCAAACTACAGACTGCGGCCCATCAGCAGGCGCTCGCGCGTTCCATCCATAGTGGGGTGCGACAGTTCTTCCATGAAAATCCCCCGCCCGGCACCTACGTTGCCTGGATGCGCGACTCCGGCAAAATCGCCAGCGTGGCTCGCGAGCATGTCGTCCGTTCTGGCGAAAGCTTGGCGCTGCTTGCCGAGCGCTATCAGATCAGTCTGCCTGCGTTGCGTAGCGCCAATAGCTTGAAAAGCGACGTGATCAAAGTCGGCCAAGCGCTGAACATCCCCGCTACCACGCTGGCCTCGCAGCCATGA
- a CDS encoding tRNA (adenosine(37)-N6)-threonylcarbamoyltransferase complex ATPase subunit type 1 TsaE, with the protein MSDVTLFAADEDAMLLLGARIAQATGGRGVIYLHGDLGAGKTTLSRGLIRGLGHEGKVKSPTFTLVEPYETSAARVFHFDLYRLVDPEELEFLGVRDYFEGDALCLVEWPERGAGILPKADLDITITPHGAGRMLRLTPQGERGEGWCSILTVGNQ; encoded by the coding sequence ATGTCTGACGTAACGCTGTTTGCTGCCGACGAAGATGCCATGCTGTTGCTGGGCGCGCGCATCGCTCAGGCAACCGGCGGTCGGGGCGTGATTTATCTGCATGGCGACCTCGGCGCCGGTAAGACCACACTGTCGCGCGGGTTGATTCGTGGGCTTGGGCATGAGGGCAAGGTTAAGAGCCCGACCTTTACCCTGGTCGAACCCTATGAAACCTCGGCTGCACGAGTGTTCCATTTCGACCTTTACCGTCTTGTCGACCCTGAGGAACTGGAATTTCTGGGCGTTCGCGACTATTTCGAAGGGGACGCTCTGTGCCTGGTAGAGTGGCCGGAACGTGGCGCCGGTATTTTGCCAAAGGCTGACCTGGACATTACCATTACGCCGCACGGGGCCGGTCGTATGCTGCGCCTGACGCCACAGGGCGAGCGCGGTGAAGGTTGGTGTTCCATCCTGACCGTCGGCAATCAATGA
- a CDS encoding bifunctional ADP-dependent NAD(P)H-hydrate dehydratase/NAD(P)H-hydrate epimerase translates to MSQTTDTLPSPLYSAAKVRELDARLIAAGTPGFDLMQRAAHAAWRALRRRWPDVEEITVLAGRGNNAGDGYLIAALAQRAGRKVRVIAVGDPLQLQGDAAQAFAEARAAGVSVTPWTSDADLRGVLVDALLGTGITGEVREPYASVIRAMNDSALPILGVDLPSGLCADTGHLLGEVVRAELTVTFIGLKLGLFTGQGPDRIGTLIFDDLQADAQVIDQIEPSALRLCEASLPTLAPRSPTAHKGSFGQVLVIGGDLGTGGAALLSAEAALRCGAGMVTLATRPEHVTASLVRRPEIMCSGVESTYALTALAQRADVLVIGPGLGQAPWGRSLLSLAPQCHVPQVWDADALNLLAAGAVDLPSDCLLTPHPGEAARLLDISVAEVQADRPAAARALAARFGCAVLLKGAGTLIADRDGRLALCDRGHPAMASAGLGDVLAGVAGALLAQGLAPFEAACLAVWLHAVAGERLGAAGRGLVAADLIPMVRQLLEEHSPCLT, encoded by the coding sequence ATGTCCCAGACCACCGATACACTTCCCAGTCCTCTCTACTCTGCCGCTAAGGTACGTGAGCTCGACGCCCGGCTGATCGCGGCGGGGACGCCTGGTTTCGACCTTATGCAGCGTGCCGCCCATGCCGCCTGGCGCGCATTGCGCCGACGTTGGCCGGACGTTGAGGAAATCACCGTGTTGGCCGGGCGCGGTAACAACGCCGGCGATGGGTATCTGATCGCAGCGCTGGCGCAGCGTGCCGGTCGTAAGGTTCGGGTCATTGCAGTCGGCGATCCTCTGCAATTACAGGGCGATGCCGCACAGGCCTTTGCTGAAGCGCGGGCAGCCGGCGTCAGCGTGACGCCTTGGACGTCCGATGCCGATCTGCGCGGTGTGCTGGTCGATGCGCTGCTAGGCACTGGGATCACCGGAGAGGTTCGCGAACCCTACGCGAGCGTCATTCGCGCAATGAACGACAGCGCGCTGCCGATCCTTGGGGTCGACCTGCCGTCGGGGCTGTGTGCCGACACGGGGCATCTGCTCGGGGAGGTTGTGCGGGCCGAGCTGACTGTGACCTTTATCGGCCTCAAACTCGGTCTGTTTACTGGCCAGGGTCCGGATCGAATCGGAACGCTGATATTCGATGATCTGCAGGCCGATGCGCAGGTCATCGACCAGATCGAGCCGTCCGCCCTGCGCTTGTGCGAGGCGAGCTTGCCGACCCTCGCACCCCGGTCGCCAACTGCTCATAAAGGAAGCTTTGGTCAGGTGCTGGTCATCGGTGGCGATCTCGGCACTGGCGGCGCCGCGTTGCTCAGTGCCGAAGCTGCACTGCGCTGTGGTGCCGGCATGGTGACCCTGGCGACACGCCCGGAACATGTCACCGCCTCGCTGGTCCGGCGCCCGGAAATCATGTGCAGCGGCGTCGAGTCGACTTATGCATTGACGGCGCTGGCCCAACGGGCCGATGTTCTGGTGATCGGGCCAGGTCTGGGGCAGGCCCCGTGGGGGCGCAGCTTGCTGTCGCTGGCACCGCAATGTCACGTTCCGCAGGTGTGGGACGCCGATGCGTTGAATCTGCTAGCAGCCGGCGCGGTGGACCTTCCTAGCGATTGCTTACTCACACCGCATCCCGGTGAGGCCGCACGATTGTTGGACATCTCTGTGGCCGAGGTGCAGGCCGATCGACCAGCCGCCGCGCGCGCTCTTGCTGCGCGCTTCGGTTGTGCCGTACTGCTCAAGGGCGCTGGAACCCTGATCGCCGACCGCGACGGCCGGCTTGCACTGTGTGATCGCGGGCATCCAGCTATGGCCAGCGCGGGGCTCGGCGATGTGTTGGCGGGTGTGGCTGGTGCATTGCTGGCGCAGGGGCTGGCGCCTTTCGAGGCGGCCTGTCTTGCTGTCTGGCTGCATGCGGTGGCGGGTGAGCGTCTTGGTGCCGCAGGCCGAGGGCTGGTTGCCGCCGATCTGATCCCGATGGTCCGCCAGTTACTCGAGGAGCATTCGCCATGTCTGACGTAA
- the queG gene encoding tRNA epoxyqueuosine(34) reductase QueG: MSSTTLDPAALADSIKEWGRELGFQQVGITGVDLGEHEAHLERWLAAGYQGEMDYMAAHGSKRSHPEQLVPGTLRVISLRMDYLPGDTRMAEQLAQPEKAYVSRYALGRDYHKLIRKRLQQLAERIQHVIGPFGFRAFVDSAPVLEKAVAQQAGLGWIGKNTLVLNRKAGSWFFLGELFVDIALPVDEPTDRDHCGSCHACLDVCPTDAFVGERVLDARKCISYLTIELKGPIPVELRSKIGNRVFGCDDCQIVCPWNRFAKPTQQTDFQPRHSLDNAELATLFRWTEEEFLSRTEGSPLRRTGYQSWLRNLAVGLGNAPSSIPVLEALQARRDDPSELVREHVQWALAQHEQRPPALPHTKD; encoded by the coding sequence ATGTCCAGCACCACCCTCGACCCAGCCGCTCTTGCCGACTCCATCAAGGAGTGGGGCCGCGAGCTTGGCTTTCAGCAGGTCGGCATTACTGGCGTCGATCTGGGCGAGCATGAAGCGCACCTCGAGCGCTGGCTAGCGGCCGGCTATCAAGGAGAGATGGACTATATGGCTGCCCATGGCAGCAAACGTTCCCACCCGGAGCAACTGGTGCCAGGCACGTTAAGGGTGATCTCGTTGCGCATGGACTACCTGCCCGGCGACACCCGCATGGCCGAGCAACTGGCGCAGCCCGAAAAAGCCTATGTGTCGCGCTACGCGCTAGGCCGGGACTATCACAAACTGATCCGCAAACGCCTGCAACAGCTGGCCGAGCGCATCCAGCACGTGATCGGCCCCTTCGGCTTTCGCGCCTTCGTCGACAGCGCGCCAGTGTTGGAAAAGGCGGTGGCGCAGCAGGCCGGCCTCGGCTGGATCGGCAAGAACACCCTGGTTCTCAACCGCAAGGCGGGCAGTTGGTTCTTTCTCGGCGAGTTGTTTGTCGACATCGCCCTCCCCGTCGACGAGCCAACCGATCGCGACCATTGCGGCAGTTGCCATGCCTGTCTGGACGTTTGCCCAACGGATGCGTTCGTCGGCGAACGGGTGCTGGATGCGCGCAAATGCATTTCCTACCTGACCATCGAGCTGAAAGGCCCGATCCCCGTCGAGCTACGGTCGAAGATCGGTAACCGCGTGTTCGGCTGCGACGACTGCCAGATCGTCTGCCCCTGGAATCGCTTCGCCAAGCCAACCCAGCAGACCGACTTCCAGCCACGTCACAGCCTGGACAACGCCGAGCTGGCAACGCTGTTCCGCTGGACCGAAGAAGAGTTTCTCAGCCGCACCGAGGGTTCGCCCCTGCGCCGCACCGGCTATCAGAGCTGGCTGCGCAATCTCGCCGTGGGGCTGGGTAACGCGCCATCGAGCATTCCGGTACTCGAAGCACTGCAGGCACGCCGCGACGACCCCTCTGAGCTGGTGCGCGAGCATGTCCAATGGGCGCTGGCGCAGCATGAGCAACGGCCTCCGGCTCTTCCGCATACCAAGGATTAG